A region of the Drosophila subobscura isolate 14011-0131.10 chromosome J, UCBerk_Dsub_1.0, whole genome shotgun sequence genome:
tttatgttaaGACCATTAATGAAAACCGgaagcaaacagaaaccaaatgGATGCAGCGCAAAAAATGCTGAACCTGGTAAaaccaaaagggaaaaaacatttttttgcatttaatgtaCACAGAAGGAGCGGAGGATGGAAGGCTGTACAGGATatgccagcggcggcggcggcagtggctgcaTTGGCAGCACTTCGATTAAGTAGCTTTGTAAACAGCGGGAGCTGCCACAGGAGCAACCGTCCGGTCCGACTGGGAACACGGACTACGACCGGGACAAGGACCAGGAGCAGTTACAGTCCAGCCGGGACCTTCGCGCAGACACTTTAAAATGCATAACTTCTGAATGAAGTGCGGCGCAGAGTTCTGACTGAAGGGCATCCTGCTGGAGGGAGTCCTGCTGCCAGATTCCCGCCACCTCCGCCGCGTCTTGTTTGCTCCccttttaatgcattttacgCCATGCTGCGTTTTTCCTCATCCCCACAGGTCTGTCCTTCAGCTCCTTTTGTTTTCCGCTCGCtgaaaaatgcaatgcaaatgctatcaatgcaaataaagcTGATTAAGCTGCATTTTGATAAACTTTCCAGtgattttacatttaaatgagGACGAGAACGGGAAAGCTGCTGAAAGAAAATCAAGAATCAACCGCATTGCTGTGGCAccaacagaaaagcaaaaaaagaaacgtgTCCCCTAAACCAATCAGCCATTACTTAGCCACTCTTTGGCTTtcaaagcaaaattaattagTGGCTTAAATAAAGCAAACTAATGTTGCGGACTTTGGTCAATCAGGACTGgaaaaattcaatgaaaagaAGAGACCATACGTCTTGCCAGTTCGTAGAGCCGGGTCATTCATTTGACACAGGCCTGTGTGGGTGTTTAGTGTTCAAATTGAACTTTTGCTGAAACTGGATCGAATGGTCACCCAGGCAAGGAGCAGGGACTCGTATTGGCGACAATTACCGAACTTTAGCATCAATATTTACATGCGATGCAATGAGACGCGTACGATCCTCATCCTTCTAGAACGGTTGCAATTctctgaaaaatataaaacgagCATAGGTAAATAGTGAATAGCTGGCAGAGTCTATATACACCTTGCCTTTTCGCTTGACAGTTTTGATGCTAAAGTTCGCCTTGAGGTCCTGGGCATGCACTCATAGCCCTTGCGCATTTATTCACCATGAATGGAAATCATCTTTCAAGGCCAGTTCATCCAGTCTCAGGCGTTGACGATCCCTTTACCACTACCGTAGGATCTGTGCAAGTGCCATGTCCCCGCGAAACTCTTCGCATATCCGCAGAAGTGCATTGTCTGTATGGGCCGAGGCTATTATTTTGCAGTAGAGGATCAGCAGGCGGTGCAGCTTCCTCTGCTGTATGAAGTTAAAGAAATTGTAGTCCATCATCAATACCAACTAATTATCGCAGACCCGCTCGTCGGCGTCATCTTTGAGGATCTGGAACACATACAGAAGGAATTGCACTGTGCATCAGACAATTCTGTAGTCAATAGGCATAGTCACCTGGTACCGGGCGCACAGGCTACCACACTGTTCATGTGATGCATCTAGTCTGTCCGTCCGCGTGGTTAGACATTTCTACCAACATTCCCACCCAGGCGCACAGATCACCAGCTCAACTATGAGTTCAAACACAAGAATGGAGCTCAGAtctaaaacacacaaaaatagatACAATTAGCAAAATGATCGCCCACCATAATATACCGAAAAATTGACGATTATACCACGATATACCGATATACCGTCGACTGAACTTCTCCTTCAAAATATAgcgaaaaatatataatatataaaacgGTCACTCTACGAAGTATTGCCTTGCAGAACGTTGTTAAAAGTACCAAGGTTTtagatttatgtacatatatctaatgTACATATAATCTACATATACAATTGTTCTAGAAAAGCCTCTTCAGCCCTAAAATTCAAAGTGATTTTTCTCATCTCTCAATGATGCCTTCTCAGCTAAGCCAACTCCCctcaccaagccaaagcccaaaccATTCTCCATGGCCACTCTATCTGGAAGTTCTTACAAAGTGAGCTAAAGTTTTGGgctgtttgcttatttgtCGTGTAATTAAAAGGCTTGCACATTAATTTCAGCTGCACGAATAGGAAATACGCAATGCAGACATGACCGGGAATGGTACGGACCCGAAAAGCCTTACAAAGCGCTCCCATGATAAATCCCTGGCAATTTTTTTTTAGGGCCGAGGGGGAGCGCAAGTGGAGACCGGCCATCCTTTGTCCAACTgaaacttattttattttcattctcaGTTTTTTGGCTGCCTCTCAACGGGCTCGCTCAAACAACAAAGTCAACAAGGAAACTAGGAAAAGCTGCCGAGAAGGAGAAGTAAAATCTCTTGCAATTAGCGCTGGTAAAAGTTCTCGGCTCTAATTGATTTGCTGTAAACCGTTTGACGCTTTGGTCGTCGTCCTGTTTTGCGATGCCTGCAAGCGcaactttaaaatttaatgccCTCCCATCCCATGGCTTCCTTCGTCCTGATGCACTAAACTATGCAACACAATTGTTATTGAACACGTGCACGCGCCCTCTGTAGCCATGTGgagcagaagaaggagcagcaccagcgccagcaccaggaGAGCATTCGAAGAGGAgacagagcggagcagagcgcagagccatcgtcaaaagcaaaacaaaaaggttTTTTCCCAGCACAACTCGGGTGCTTAAAAATGCTAACAAGTTGGGGAAAAAATGTGTGGGAAAAAGGTGCCAGAGGGTTGACAGATGCGTTCAGCAAATGGATTAATGATTGGGAACAATACGCAAACTACTGGATAGTATTCGGAGCCCAACGGTGCAACCGAATAAAGAAGATTTGTCCAATGGCAGAGATGATTGAGGAACAAAAACCTGACGTCATCTTAGATTTTCTACAAGTAACTCACATTATTTGTACGAGGATCAGAGCTATATCGGAATATGGCCTAGAATATTATTTcgaattcaaataaatactGTCAACAGTTTCTTTAAGCGTAAGTAATCCATCCTGCTAATCAGCATTCAATCGAATAATTCTCTCTGCCCTTCGATTCCACAAATTTATGGAACCACCCACGGGGGCAACGTCAACACCGTACAGCACTGCCATACCGaagtgcaacaaaatgcaCGGAAGCATTGCGGCAGCAGTAGAGACGAGAAACAGCTTTGCCAAATGGTTGGAGGTTGGGACGATTTGAAaaattcaaagcaaacaaaagcgacaacTGGTGGAGCTTTTGCACTTGCCTCCCACGAGTCGCGCCACCCGCCtaaaaaatcacacaaaagtTATCGCTAGCGTACACGCAAGCGAGACAATAACTCGAACACGGTTCGATCGGGCAGGTGAGAAGTAGTCGAATGCATTCGCAACCCCTTTTAAAGTTTTCCCAACTGAACAAATACAGAGAGCCGACGATAAAGCctcgcagcagcaaaagacaGACACATAAACTGTGAGGGAAAGTCCACTCcccaccacaaaaaaagaagaaagaacagGAAAGAAAATCCATCAAAAAATTAGCCACTGCCTGAGGCCGTGTCCTGGCGAGAGCACTTGAGTTGAAAACTCATTTTAGCcccgctgccattgccgctCTTGACGCGGCGTCACTTTTGACGCCTCCGCACCGCAAAGCCGCCACAGGCTGGCAAAAAGTGGAAGGGTGCCGTACCCCCTCTATCTCGTGGTATTCCACGACGACAGACAgtcgaaacggaacggaaaggAACGGTGAGGAAGTTATACTTAAAGCTATGCCGACGCCTTTGACACGCATGGCGGGATGCCACTTTGATGTTTCTCCGTGAAATGAGAAATGGCTGAGAGGTTCGTTCCAGCGGCCCGGgcggcaaatatttgctaaatgcaaattactttTGACGCTtgagaaaatgaaaacgtAAGTGAAATGATTGGCTCATCTCATCCAAGATCCCCAGAAGGGAGAGTGCGAGTACGAAGGTTTGTGTTTCAGTCAGCAGAATGCTGTGATGCATGGATGGGGATCAGTTAAATACATGCAAACATCCATAATTTATACTCCAAGTTGAAAGTGTTGCCCAAAGATAAGCTTTTCTTAAAATGTACCAAAGTTAGCGAGAGTATTCCTATCGTGATCGAGAGTCCAGCCAAATAACTTGTGGGCTAAAAGTAGTTGTTtatatttgttaatttaatttggaaatttgAACTCAGCTCggattgatttatttgaacattttaatACATTTGTACACCTACCCTACAATTTCCCTCTTTTTATTCCGAAAGCCAATGAATGGATTTTTCAGCTATATGGTAAGTCTAcaattattttcttctctgGGTATTGTTAACAGCGCATTAGGTGTCACTTTGTCTTTTGTGGTACGAGTAAACTTTGAAATTTTGCGATCCTAGACTACTGATTTTATATGTTCTTTTGCTgaacaattaattttaaatgtttactAATTTTTGAAAGGAGAAACAAGTAAATTCGTTACTTTGTTGTTCCTTATTCATTGGTGTATTATTGATTGGGTTGGATTCCAAAAAACTTGCTTATACATTTAGAATACGTGTAGAGTGTGGTAGAATGTGGGACGAGTGTTGGTTTGTGGTTTATGGTGCTTGTTAATGAGATCAGATCAATGTACTAGCCCTTAGCCTTCGCTCTTGGGCGGTGTAAACCAGCCACCATGTTCGTGAAACTTCATAATATACTGGAAATTTTTCCTGGCTTGAGGCAGGTTGTACTGGCGACCTTCGCGCAACTTCGGATCCAACACAGCCCGGGCACTGCCCCTGGTGAGAGTGGCACCTATTTGAATAATCATCGCCTCCATGGTGTAGGCGGAGCTCCAGCCCTGTTTCGTCAGCAGCTCCATGCATATGGCACCTCCCGAGAGCACAAATCCGTGTTGGATGACTGGCGACACAACGCGCACAAATGGTGGCTCGAATGGATACTTGTCGCTGAAGTTGATGCGAAGAAGAACGATCCCCTCGTCGCCCGATTCCTTCAGCTTCAGCAGATCCTGGTGCAGTGTGCTGTCCGGATCCACACGCTTGATGCGGACGTTCCACTCGTAAAGAGAGTCATTGACGAGGTCCACCGAAAAATGGTCTGTTTTAACGGCATCCGATTGATAAACAGTACGGAGCTCCTTCATCAAGCGATCGGTCGACTGTACAGAGTATTCTTTGGAGCCCTCCATATGATATTTCCTTAATTGCCTACGCAGTCTATCGAGTGTTTCCGCATCTTCCTTTTTCATGCCTTCATTGCTTTCATCGCCAGCGTCCGCATCTATTAACATATCCATTTCGGACTCATCCTCGTCCTTGGCATCGGTCTCCTGCTCTTGATCTATGTTTTCCCCATCGGCATAATCGAGCTCGACGTCATCGGAGTCGGCTTCTTCGACGGAGGCGAACGGCTCCTCGGAAGGGGGCGCGTCGACTGGAAACTTCAGATTGACCACATCGGCCGGCAGTGGCACATTGTGCAACTGACAGAGCTCATGGAGCAGAATGCGAACCTGGCAGATCAGGTGATTGTCGGGCCCATCCGTGTGGCTGAGCACTTGCACGGCACTGGCCACACTCGTCT
Encoded here:
- the LOC117894932 gene encoding ubiquitin-conjugating enzyme E2 Q2-like, with the protein product MACLRELKLEIKALEKIFTKTHDRFQTLNSSLDEIEFRFIDESGKRYDIMASIPPDYPTSPPVWYAESEETSVASAVQVLSHTDGPDNHLICQVRILLHELCQLHNVPLPADVVNLKFPVDAPPSEEPFASVEEADSDDVELDYADGENIDQEQETDAKDEDESEMDMLIDADAGDESNEGMKKEDAETLDRLRRQLRKYHMEGSKEYSVQSTDRLMKELRTVYQSDAVKTDHFSVDLVNDSLYEWNVRIKRVDPDSTLHQDLLKLKESGDEGIVLLRINFSDKYPFEPPFVRVVSPVIQHGFVLSGGAICMELLTKQGWSSAYTMEAMIIQIGATLTRGSARAVLDPKLREGRQYNLPQARKNFQYIMKFHEHGGWFTPPKSEG